The Candidatus Dormiibacterota bacterium genome window below encodes:
- a CDS encoding IS256 family transposase → MTKASMALTELAEKGPDLDMLREMLEFATQRLMEFEVENRCGAPYGERGVPRANSRNGYRDRTWETRAGSIDLKIPKLRQGSYFPGFLEPRRTAEKALVAVIQEAYIQGISTRSVDDLVKAMGMTGISKSQVSRLCADIDERVHAFLDRPIEGDWPYVWIDATYVKVRSAGRIVSVAVIIAVGVNTDGIREILGMAVGPSEAEPFWTDFLRSLSRRGLRGVKLVISDAHIGLKAAIAKVFKASWQRCRVHFMRNALAYAGKGQRQMVLALINTVFAQESAEAASAQWRIVADQLREKFPKLSAMLDDAESEVLAYMQFPKAHRVQIASTNPLERLNAEIKRRTNVVGIFPNDPAIVRLVGALLLEQNDEWQLQRRYMQLEGLQTVSDNTLHRISAVVTG, encoded by the coding sequence ATGACCAAGGCTAGTATGGCACTTACGGAGCTCGCTGAAAAGGGCCCCGACCTGGATATGCTGCGCGAGATGCTCGAATTCGCGACGCAGCGCCTGATGGAATTCGAGGTAGAGAACCGCTGCGGAGCGCCCTACGGCGAGCGGGGCGTACCGCGCGCGAACTCCCGCAACGGCTATCGCGATCGAACCTGGGAAACGCGGGCCGGCTCGATCGATCTCAAGATTCCCAAGCTGCGGCAAGGCAGCTATTTCCCGGGCTTCCTGGAGCCGCGTCGGACAGCCGAGAAAGCGCTGGTCGCGGTCATCCAAGAAGCGTACATCCAGGGGATCTCCACGCGCTCGGTCGACGATCTGGTCAAGGCCATGGGCATGACCGGTATTTCCAAGAGCCAAGTCTCCCGACTGTGCGCTGATATCGATGAGCGCGTGCATGCGTTTTTGGATCGGCCGATCGAAGGCGACTGGCCTTACGTCTGGATCGACGCGACGTACGTGAAGGTTCGCTCTGCTGGTCGCATCGTTTCCGTTGCGGTAATAATTGCCGTTGGCGTAAACACCGATGGAATAAGAGAAATTCTTGGCATGGCCGTTGGCCCGAGCGAAGCCGAGCCGTTCTGGACCGACTTTCTGCGCAGCTTAAGCCGCCGGGGATTACGCGGCGTCAAGCTCGTCATCTCCGACGCGCACATCGGGCTCAAAGCGGCGATCGCTAAGGTATTCAAGGCCAGCTGGCAACGCTGCCGCGTGCACTTCATGCGTAACGCCTTGGCATACGCCGGCAAAGGCCAGCGGCAGATGGTACTCGCGCTGATCAACACCGTCTTTGCGCAGGAAAGCGCAGAGGCTGCCAGCGCACAGTGGCGCATCGTCGCCGACCAACTACGCGAGAAGTTCCCCAAGCTCTCCGCGATGCTCGACGATGCAGAATCCGAAGTCCTGGCCTATATGCAATTCCCCAAAGCACATCGCGTTCAGATCGCCTCGACGAACCCACTGGAACGATTGAACGCCGAAATAAAACGTCGCACCAATGTTGTGGGGATCTTTCCAAACGATCCGGCCATCGTCCGCCTTGTCGGCGCTCTGCTCCTCGAACAAAACGACGAATGGCAACTGCAGCGGCGCTACATGCAACTCGAAGGACTTCAGACCGTCAGCGACAACACCTTGCATCGCATCTCAGCCGTCGTAACCGGCTAG